GACGTACGACGTCGCCTTCGCCCGGGTGTGGGAGGCGGCCCTGGCGGAGGTGGAGCGGCGGAAGTGGAAGGTGCTGGAGGCGAAGCCGGTGGAGGGCGAGATCCACGCGGAGGCCCGCACCCGGGTGTGGAAGTTCACCGACGACGTCTGGATCCGCCTGTCGCTCGACCCCGGGGACGGCCGGACACGCGTCGACATGGTCTCCGCCTCGCGCGTGGGGACGGCCGACCTGGGGACCAACGCGCGCAGGATCGCCCGTTTCTTGCACGCGCTCGACCGCCGCCTGCGCACCAAGTGATTGAAAGACTTGAGCATAGAATCAGAGCGATGACTCCATCCAAGCCACGAAGCGACCTCCCCGAGCGGGTTCTCCTCCTCCCCGTGCGCAGCACGGTGGTCTTCCCGCAGGGTGCCACCGCGCTCCAGATCGGGTTCGAGCCCAACGTGGAGGGGCTCAACGCCCACCCGGAGCCGGAGCTGATCGTCGGAATCGTCTCCATCACGGAAGAAGCGCCCGCCGCGGACGCGCCGCTGGATCCCGCGTCCATGCAGAAAGTGGCCGTGTTGTCGCGCGTGCTGGACCGGCTCAACCTTCCCGGGGGGACCGTCCAGGCCACCCTGCAGGGGCTCCGGCGGGTCCGGCTGGAGGACGTACGGCTGGAGGACGGCTACTACACCGGCGCCTTCCGGCCCGTGGAGGAGGCCCCGGCCGACGAGGCGGAGGCGGAGCGGATCGTCGAGCGGATCCTGCAGACCGTAGTGGGGGTGGCCGCGAAGGTGGAGCGGATCCCCAACGAGGTGCCGCGGATCCTGCGGATGAACCTGGGCGATCCCTCCCGCTTCGCCGACCTGGCCGCCTCGCTCTGCCACTTCAACGTCCCGGACCGCGACGCCGTGCTCCAGGAGCTGGACGTGGCCGAGAGGCTGCGCTTCGTCCTGCAGCGCCTGGAGGACACCTGGGAGCGCGTGCAGACCATCGAGGAGGAGGACCGGCTCGTGGGGAACGCCGCCGCGGAGGCGGTGCAGTCGCGCACCCCGGGCGACCGCCGCGCCCACATCCGCAAGCGGATCCAGGCGCTCCAGGCGGAGCTCGGGGAGATGGATCCCGCCGAGCGCGAAGCGGACGAGATCCTCCGCCGGGCGGACCGCGCGCAGCTCCCCGCCCGCGTGGCCGCGGTGGCCCGCCGCGAGACCGAGCGCCTCCGCGCGCCCGGCACCACCCTGTCCGAGGCCACCGAGATCCGCAGCTACCTGGACCTGCTCCTCTCCGTCCCGTGGGCCGCCACCTCCGGGAGCACCGAGATCGACCTGGACGCGGTGGAGCGGGCCATGACCGAGGAGCACCTGGGGCTGGAGGAGGCCAAGCGCCGGGTGCTGGAGGTGCTCGCGGTCGCCCGGCTGCGCGGCGACCTGTCGGGGCTGATCCCCTGCCTGGTGGGTCCTCCGGGGGTGGGGAAGGCCACGCTGGCGTCCTCCATCGCCCGGGGGCTGGGGCGCCCCCTGGCGCGGCTGGAGCTGGGCGGCCGCGGGGAGGCGCAGCTCATCGGCACGCGCCGCACCCGCAGCGGCGCGCAGCCCGGGAAGCTGCTCACCACCATCCGCGACACCGGGGTGCGCGACCCGGTGCTGCTGCTGGAGGAGATGGACGAGCTGGGGCTGGGGAACGTGGAGGGCGACCCGGTGGAAGCCATGGAGGAGTTCCTGAGCGCGGAGAAGCGCGACGCCTTCACCGACCGCCACCTGGACGTCCCGCTGGACCTGTCGGACGTCTTCATCATCGCCACCGCGAGCGACTTCTACCGCATTCCCCGGGACCTGCGCGACCACTTCATCGAGATCCGCATCGCCGGGTACACCCCGGAGGACAAGGTGACCATCGCGCGCGAGCGGCTCTTCCCCCGCATGCTCCTGGAGCACGGCTTCGAGCCGGACGAGGTGACCGTGTCGGACGAGGTGCTCCTCTTCCTCACCCGCGGCTACGCGCGCGACGCGGGGCTGGGGAACCTGCGCCGCTCGCTGGGCTCCATCTTCCGCTGGCTCGCCCGCGCCCGGGCCGAGGGAGAGGCTCCCGAGAAGACCGAGCTCTCGCGCGAGATGATTGAGGAGGTGCTGGGGTACCCCCGCTACATCGCCACGCCGGCCGAGAGCGCGCCGGAGGTGGGGGTGGTCACCGGGCTGGCGTGGACCGCGTCGGGCGGCGAGCTGATGTTCATCGAGGCGCTGAGGATGCCGGGGACCGGCCGCCTCATCATCACCGGCCTCCTGGGCGACGTGATGCGCGAGTCGGTGAACGCGGCGTACTCCTACGTGCGCTCGCGCGCGCAGCCCCTGGGGATCCCCACCGCCGCCTTCAACGACAACGACATCCACGTCCACTTCCCGCTGGGCGCCACTCCCAAGGACGGCCCCTCGGCCGGGGCGGCGGTCACGCTCGCCATCGCCTCGTCGCTCGCCGACCGCCCGGTGCGCCACGACGTCGCCATGACG
The DNA window shown above is from Longimicrobiaceae bacterium and carries:
- a CDS encoding DUF1499 domain-containing protein, translated to MRLPRALRTNRAYTHPESRDPRLRGRTYDVAFARVWEAALAEVERRKWKVLEAKPVEGEIHAEARTRVWKFTDDVWIRLSLDPGDGRTRVDMVSASRVGTADLGTNARRIARFLHALDRRLRTK
- the lon gene encoding endopeptidase La; amino-acid sequence: MTPSKPRSDLPERVLLLPVRSTVVFPQGATALQIGFEPNVEGLNAHPEPELIVGIVSITEEAPAADAPLDPASMQKVAVLSRVLDRLNLPGGTVQATLQGLRRVRLEDVRLEDGYYTGAFRPVEEAPADEAEAERIVERILQTVVGVAAKVERIPNEVPRILRMNLGDPSRFADLAASLCHFNVPDRDAVLQELDVAERLRFVLQRLEDTWERVQTIEEEDRLVGNAAAEAVQSRTPGDRRAHIRKRIQALQAELGEMDPAEREADEILRRADRAQLPARVAAVARRETERLRAPGTTLSEATEIRSYLDLLLSVPWAATSGSTEIDLDAVERAMTEEHLGLEEAKRRVLEVLAVARLRGDLSGLIPCLVGPPGVGKATLASSIARGLGRPLARLELGGRGEAQLIGTRRTRSGAQPGKLLTTIRDTGVRDPVLLLEEMDELGLGNVEGDPVEAMEEFLSAEKRDAFTDRHLDVPLDLSDVFIIATASDFYRIPRDLRDHFIEIRIAGYTPEDKVTIARERLFPRMLLEHGFEPDEVTVSDEVLLFLTRGYARDAGLGNLRRSLGSIFRWLARARAEGEAPEKTELSREMIEEVLGYPRYIATPAESAPEVGVVTGLAWTASGGELMFIEALRMPGTGRLIITGLLGDVMRESVNAAYSYVRSRAQPLGIPTAAFNDNDIHVHFPLGATPKDGPSAGAAVTLAIASSLADRPVRHDVAMTGEVTLRGKVLEIGGVKEKTLAAYRAGLREVILPTGNQRDLRDVPDDVKEGMTFHFADRMDEVFDLCLLEKEARGQRRRGAGSRGGEPRAAADGDGEEMAAEGEGEGREQG